From the Manihot esculenta cultivar AM560-2 chromosome 14, M.esculenta_v8, whole genome shotgun sequence genome, the window AAGCTTCCCTGCCGCAATAAAATGGGATAATTCCCTGAAAACATAGGAAAGTTTGATTTTATATGCAATCCACACTTCACCACCTAGAACAACCCTAGTGAGGGGAACTAAAATTACAGGGGAAGAATCCATGAAATTCGACCACTTACAGATCAATGAACTCCACTGTCACACCAAAAGCCTTTGCCATTGCTTCAATGGTGACACTCTTATAGGATTCTAAAAACTGAGAATAGACAACAGTTCTGACCTCCCTCATGTAATACCGGAAGTGTGGATGCAAATAGCGGTCAAGTTTGATGTGCTCTGTAAGGCCAGCTGAAGATGAAATCAAAGAACAAACCAACAATGAGATATACAGCCCTAATAAATACCTTGAATTaatcataaaagaaaaacaaaattgcTACAAATGCCTAAATGATTAAGATTGCTGCAGGAGTTAACATAGCACCAGAATCAAGACAAAGTTGTAGTTAGATTTCTACTCACCAAATGCTGAGAAAAATGATTTGTATTGACAATCATACAGAGAATTTAAAAACTCAGAAAGGTATGGGATTTTCCCAATCACTGTCAAAATCTCAGGAGCATCTACTACCTGCCAAGTTTCGCTAAAATTAGTATTAATATAAGTGCTGCAGAAAAATAGGGGATGTGAAGCCAAATGACAACCAAATTACCTTTTGCTTCAGGGAAACTCTATCCAATGATATTATGCTTGTAAGGACAGTATAAAATATGAAAGTGTCATAAGGGAAAAGTTCATAGGTAGTGAAGGTTGAAATGGAATCCAAAAAGAATTTTGCTGCCTTCTTGAAATTCCTAGTGGACATGCAATACAAGCCTTCATACACCTTCAACCGGTTCTTCCTTTCCCAATCACCTCCCTCTTCAAACAAGCTGCCATGAGGATATAAACACATAAACCAAAAGGCTACCTGCATGCTTCTGGTAACACAGTAACACACGACCAAAGCAAAAGATGCCACTTGACAAATTAACATTTCACTTACTTTTTTGCTTTGTCAATGCTCTTGGAAATGAGATCAAAGTCCATGTAGAAAAAGCCAAGCTGTAAAGTATAGAATACCAAGTCCATTTTTTGCCCAACTGCAACTGTTTTGCTTTCTGTCACCTTTAGTTGCTCCAAAGCTTTCTCCTGGGTAACAGGTGTGCAAGTAAGATATTACTGAAACAGTACGGAGACAGGAAAAAGACATAGAGAAGTACAAACACAGCTACTTAAAATTCTTATTCACCTTGTCACCAATTCGAATGTAGAACAATGATTTGGCCAAATGTGCTTCTCGAACTTCACTTTCACCCAAGTTTTCTTCAGCATCAGCAATCCTAACATGAGTTCATTATGAAGAAAACTGGTAACCCAATTGacatttaaaatctaaataataggtaaattaatttaaatccaCAAAGATATCCAAGTGAACGAACAAGATTAATATCTTACTGGTAAAAGAAATGAAAGCGTGTAACATATGTGTACATTCCCAGTGTAGGAAAACAAAAGGTAAGTAACAAAAGATAGAAAGAAAAGGATAGGTTGAATGTGATCAATCATTGTAGTGATATATCACAAAAGCTCATCGCCTCAACTCTCTCTCTCGGACGCTAATTAGCTCTACAACATATTTCAGTTGAAACCAATGATGGTTGCAGTTACAGTTAAAATTTCTCACAACCAACTTATCCACAGTATCATGTGAAGGGTTGTCCTAGTCAAATGCATTACTTTATATgagaacatacatgtacatgcAAGTAATTATTCATCTCACCAAACAATAGAAGGCAACAAAATCACGGTGTATAATGTATTTAAGGGAtggtattatatatatataaccccAAGAATGGAAAGGCATTTGAAGACCCTTGCCAAACAGACATCAGTTGatcattatcattattattcttTCCCTGATGAATCAGCACATGACAATGAATTAATATCATTTCTCAATTCCAAACCAGCTGACTATGAGACTCCCGATTCCCAGCTACAATCCCAAAAGAAGCCTTAGTATCATCATCAAAACTGTATTTCAATAtctatatcaataaaaataattaaaaaataattaaaaaaaaaatcatagccAACCAACTAGTTTCCTACTAGAGCTTAGTCTTGGGTTGAGTGGAGCACCAATTAACAAGGAATAACTTTATCAATGACCAACGTTAAGCCAAATCAGATTATCAATACGAGGTTATTTTTGTTGAATTGAGCAGACATCAATCAAGTAACAATCAATCAAAGAAAAACGTTAATTGAGgcaaatttattaataagtttCGACTCATTGTGTGCATACTCGCACTATATCTCTTAGCCAATTCCAGCCATTTTCTCTTGcttttagaaaatgaaaactgCATGTCAGGTTATTACCTTATGCTGCACATTTTTAAGTCCCAATCAACCAAACAGGAGAAAGCCAGTCCAAATTAAAactataataaattgaaaacacaaaaaaaaactCACTTCTCCTCGAGCCTCTTGAGCTCCTCGTCATTCTTCGTGCGCATCGAATCCAAAAAGCTCTGATCCTTCTCCAGTAACCCTTCGCTCACCAGGGTTTCGTACAAGGGAACCATATCTACTTGAAAGAAACGAAAAGAAAATTCGAACAAGGTCAGATTCAACACTGGACTTACTAAGCTGTGTGGGATGAATCGGCAAGTTACCGTCAGCTTTGACGGCCGCAAAGACCTCCTCCTTGAGGCGGACCTTCTCAATGTCTTGGACATCGGGGTGAGTCAGCAGGAAGCGCTTATGAGCAAGCACAAGGTGAGGCTGCTGAGTTCCTTCTTGCCCTTCCATTACCCGTGACTCCGCGAGTTAGATCCTTTGAGTTTCTTTTGCGGAGGCTTTGCTTGAGCAAGGAGAAACCAAATAAAATACAATAGATTTTGCTGCAGCGCTTCAATACTACTGGGGAGGGTTGTGATCGCATGCTCCCAGGAGTAGCTTTTGCAATGGAGAAAAGCAGGTGCATTTATGAAAATCTAAATAAGTATTCCaacttttcaataaaattaaaaaaaaagtatttatttttaaacaaaattttaaatttaattaagtcAAATAAATTGTGATTcaataaaacattatttttttatacatttaaaatattaaaactttttcattattttttaatctttatttctcactttaattttcatttcaattaaaaataataaataaattttaatgaatgaTCTTTTAGTGAAAATTTTTTGGAAAGTTTCTCAAGGAATATATAGAGTAATTTacaaattagttaaaattattagttagttttattattagaaatataattattcaaatttaatacaacaaattataataaattgatttaaaattattatttttcttgaggaatatttaaaaacttcaattttattataaagaaaaaataataagtttttgaatttaaaaaattaaacaataaaaaaataaatagagtaaataaatacattttctatttcctataaaaaaaataaaagtttttgtAAAAGTATTATCGTGGAACCTTTCTATTATACCTTATATTaatcaaaaaaaatttatgaacaGCCAAATGAGagaaacaaaaattttatattcaaaatatcCTATATGTTGGGGCTAATTCTTTCCTCACTTTGTCTTGCTTTTCTGTGTATAAAATCGACTACCCAAGATCTAAAACCCATCCCATCCCATGAGGTCTCTTGGGTTTGCAGCCACCACCATGCTCCTCCACGATTTTCTTATCCACCCTTTAATACTAAATCTCCAAATAACTCTCCATGCATTTTCGGCCAACTGTCATCTATAAGAGATTCATTCTCACTCAACTGtattagtttaaaatttgaTAGTTCTAAATTTTATTCTGTTTTATCAAATAACATATGCTTTATCAATCTGATAACAACATATACGCCCAAAGTTTTATCAATTCCTGAATATGTCTCATATTTCCACACACGCACATGAGACCTCTGTTATGCGCCCCTCAAATATAATTTGAATATTCTTAAAATCCATAAACTCATGACAATTTCTtgataaaaagtttaattagaAAATTTGCTACATTTATGTAACTTTAAGGAGAGATAACACTCTCCAAGACTTTAGATGAAGTTAGTCTCGAAAATTATATGCATATTTGCCATTCATGAAATTAATTCTTTtagacaaaaataaaaaaaacttcaatccgctctttaaaattttaaatgaaattaatcTTGGAAgt encodes:
- the LOC110600405 gene encoding 26S proteasome non-ATPase regulatory subunit 6 homolog, with translation MEGQEGTQQPHLVLAHKRFLLTHPDVQDIEKVRLKEEVFAAVKADDMVPLYETLVSEGLLEKDQSFLDSMRTKNDEELKRLEEKIADAEENLGESEVREAHLAKSLFYIRIGDKEKALEQLKVTESKTVAVGQKMDLVFYTLQLGFFYMDFDLISKSIDKAKNLFEEGGDWERKNRLKVYEGLYCMSTRNFKKAAKFFLDSISTFTTYELFPYDTFIFYTVLTSIISLDRVSLKQKVVDAPEILTVIGKIPYLSEFLNSLYDCQYKSFFSAFAGLTEHIKLDRYLHPHFRYYMREVRTVVYSQFLESYKSVTIEAMAKAFGVTVEFIDLELSHFIAAGKLHCKIDKVAGVLETNRPDAKNALYQATIKQGDFLLNRIQKLSRVIDL